In the Osmia bicornis bicornis chromosome 6, iOsmBic2.1, whole genome shotgun sequence genome, CTGAACTAAATTGATCCGGAGGTTGCTTTTGAAAGAGATTAAGATGTACTTCTTCTATAACTTTAGATTGTTCTAATTCTAGAGGTATCCAACTACCATCATAATACCAAGTACCTCTCATAATTTCCCATTCTTCAcctgtaaataaaattagtgaatgttaattatatttatattatgtaaTACATAGAAATGTAAcccaaaatttttaaaaagtaccATATGGTATTATGCTTTAATCGATCAtggtaaaatataatttaccaTAATAAATTCAAGAACAAAGCAATCTATATAATATAGATAACATATGTTGCTTGAATCAAGAAAATAAGTGCAGCACAAAGTCTATTCATTATGTGATGAAGAAgtaacataaaataatacCTTATTTGCtgaattattataatacatttcttacaaattttcatttttaaattgtcTCATATTACAGTGAttcgataaaataaaatatgtaccTGGGCAGTAAATagaaacacatttcattttatcaagTTCCACATCATACATTCCTCCTTTAACTACAATCTTTTCAACAGGAAGAGTATTCTGAATTGTATTATCACATTTGCTAAgcaaattttgataatttctCCAAGCATTTTCAATTCTTAAACTGTCATATCCACAGAATTCTACCCATCTTTTATCAACACCATCTCTATAAAACCATCGTACTTGTTCTGGCGTTAAAGGTTCTGCATATACTGGTTCATTTGTTACATTCCATGTTTCAGTTTTTGATTGTGATTCTGCAGCAACCTGTGTAACTCctttaaatattaaagtttataattaatataatgttTAACTTATGTTATTAattcttatttaaaaattactttagaattcctatttttatattttattaatttaaaaatatgtgataagaaataatgaaatataataatttacataaatattaagGAAACCATATTGAAAACATCTTTCTAAAAATACATatgttttttcgtttttaataattttccttATAAACCTTATAAGATATTCAAATTCATATGAAttcgattaaattttattacgtATTAATCAAATAATCTAGATAAacattaaaaagaattttatctGCAGCACTTTTGCGCAATCACTGCACGTTCTACTGAATTTTGTATATAGACAAAGAGTTGCAAATATTTTGCGCatacaaataattttcacATAGATGACATTCACTATAAATAAAGAAGTACATTTCATGTTTTTCGCATTTATACgataataatatttgaaatatttgtagAGATAATTagaaagaatatttataattttacctTCGCAACTTTGGAATTCCATCGGTATCTCGCTGAAAGGATCAACTTCACTCCTGCTATTAGACATCCTGCCGGTCTCGTAATTATTGTAAACTTTTTTTCAACCTGTGTAATTATGAAAATCTCAGATATTTTACACGTATATAGATATCTAATAACATTTAAAGTGTACGAAATACAATGATTTCCGTTGTTAAATACTATCGAATAGTTTCCATTGAAAAAACTTAATATTACAACACAGTAACAACTTGTCaacagaaaatattaaattatttgtaaatttgttATTTGCAAACAGTAATTTAGATAAcgttataatttaaataaaatatattgctTTATATATGCAATTCAATGCAACGTTCAGAAGTGACTGACAAGTGAAGCAATCGTTTTTCTGCAGTAGTTCAACGTTATCTAAAATTGATGCAGAGCTCTTCCTTTATCAAACATGTTCGTTCACTGCCCGTTATCTTATATAACTTTAGCTTTTTTCTGTCTTGGTAAAACTGCTGCATTTAACGATAGACACTGGTGCACAAACATGCACAAACGCAATGCGTAAAACAGTGTGCGATATGTACAATTTAccttcttttatattactatgttcaatgtagatatttatgtatgtatgtatatatatgcaATATCTGCGTAAGCGCATGTATCAATAGGTGATTGAACATTGTGTCTACTgctaatatacatacataaatcACATCAAAATTACTTgcagaaaatatattttaatgtaatCATACTCTgcataaaagtatttttttatgcaaataatatcaacataaatataatgtttaaTATGTTTCGTATAAAATATGTTCTTCTAAAGTTTAATATACTTCATTTTTGTTGTACTTTTATTATATAGCTGTGTGGTTGACAATTATTATCGTCACAGAGGAAGTATACATAGAATACATTAATCATCTTATGGGAATTTAACTTGTCTCGTGATTTGAAATACTGATGTCGCTCAGTAGCGAATCCAGAGCAGGGCTATGGGAAATGATAATATGAATTTGATTAAGTTACTATTCGATAAAAAtgttgataaataaaatataaataagatTGAAATCGTatacaaaaaaattatataccATTATTTCTCCCTCCTAAGCAAAGTTTCTAAATCCGCTCCTGGTCTGTGTCAGTGTTTCGTTGCGCACTCTACGCCTAAGAATGGTAATTTTAGAAACTGTCAAACAACGCGATCATAGCCATCTAGTGGTGAAGTTCTGAACTATGATCAAGAATTTATCATCGCAGTTTGATGAATTCACTGTAAATAGTTCAaaaagtttaaaatatttttagattatatatttattattacaaacgGTAATATAGATCTTTACTTAAACTTAAGTTATCTTATACATAAAAAGCATAtatctattttttattcattaattattcgCTATGTCCAGCAGCTCGACGTAGTAAAGCATATATTTTCTCTTTAATCCAGTCCTTGTTGTAGGGAGCATATGTGTTTGTAGATTTTTGATAAACAAGACATGATAAATCTGTAAGCTGGTCAACAAAGTCAAATAGCTGGCTGATGTCGTATGTTATGGTTGGTGTATTTGGATTCCGCCTTTTTAAATGCTCTTCATAAATTTTACACACCcctgtattaaaaaaaatatataatttgtaTTCTTTGATTTGTATCTATTGTAccatacttttattttattacatttaaatGTAAAGATTCAATAGTTATTTAATCTACTTGTATGATGTACGATGTTAACAGAATAATAtactaaaaaatattgttaccTTCCATACATTCATTGACGCTTTCATAATCAGAATAGGTTCTTGTTTCAGGTCTATTGCCTGGTTGTACGAGTAATATTGTGTGagactgaaaataaaaatatgtattacatttTGTTTTGTACCTGTAAAAATCAAcataattctatttaaactATGTATTTACTAATTTGTTACTTTAAAGAAACACAACTGAGTTACTAATAAAGCAAATAACATATTATTTACACCAAATTTTATTGGTTATGTATATTTTGAAAGCAAAAATAACGATCAAGAAATACACACTGATTAaggattttaatttataataataataataatgcattattttgaaaataaatgtttttcatttctgtAACCGGCATGAAACgaatacaaaatacagaaaaatacTGTCAAATCTAAAACCAAGTATATAAATGCTTTCACAAGTTTAAACTCAGTCGGAAACAAacttttaattgttaatataaaagagaaacagtaagaaaatttaattagaagaGAATGAGAAGTCGATTACAAGTAAACAAATATCAAAACAAAAGGTGAATTACCATTTCTTACTCCAGTTTTGAGAACAATCCACTGAATTAGTGGAGTTCGCCTCCTTTCGAAAGTTTTACTAAGTAGTTTGTTCGTAGTAGCGCGATGTAATAATAGATCACAGGATCAAATTTTTCTTGTAAAAGCGTGAAAATTTAGAGAGACTCTAGAGTTTTCGATAATACCACACGATAGCTTGGAACACATGAACACACTGTATTCGTTCCTTCGTTCCTGTATTCATATAAGCAGCGgttcaattttatatattccatgcattcaaaatatattataaattttcaaattaaccTGTAATAAGATGTAACGTTTTAAAACTAGTATAAAAGATATAGTACATGAATTctgtaataacaattttttaattaaaacaataataataataaaaaatctgTCGAACACAggcagtgactacagataaAGAAAGACTAGACAATGTCTTTGTTCTTGAGGGGTATGATTTTTTGGGGCCATAAATACCCCTAAATGAgattattttatcttctttaCGAATCCCTCTTTTACTACAACTTATTAGAGACTCCTTGTACCATCAAAAGCATAATAGTTACAAGAAATACTAAACCATGCtttagatttattaaaatatttgaattttttaattcacatAAGATTTATGTTACAATTATTAcgaaatgataaattttaaaaattgtttaagtTAATTCTCCACAAGCtgttataacaattttttgaGTAGGAGTGCCTGCTTTAGTTCcacatttttccattttctttagAACATCTAACCCACTCAGAACATGTCCAAATACTACATGTTTTCCATCTAGCCAATCTGTACGTGCAGCACATATGAAGAATTGAGATCCATTTGTATTTGGACCAGAATTTGCCATTGATAAAGTACCAGGTCCAGTAtgttttaattcaaaattttcgtcatcaaatttatttccatagaTTGATTTACCTCCTGTTCCATTATGATTTGTAAAATCTCCTCCTTGACACATCTACGTTTTATATAAGgatatttatgtaattttattttataaaaaaaaaagtaatgaGAATAAATAAAGGATACAAATTCTGGAATAATTCTATGAAATATGCTTCCTTGGTATCCATATCCTTTTTCATGTGTACAAAGAGCACGAAAATTTTCAGCAGTTTTTGGTACTACATCAGCTCTCAGCATCATAATAATTCTACCTACTTCTTGTTTCCCAATAGTAATATCAAAATAGACTTGAGGATTTTGTTTTCCCTTTTTGCATTGAACTGCATCTGCTGAATTTGCATTATCATCACTTTTAAGTGTTTCACCTGCATGTTCTTGTAACCATGCATCATCAGCCCAAACAGGTTTTGATGAaccttcttttattttttgtgGTTTTGCAATGTTTACCCTTATCGTTCGTCCAAACAGCTCAGAATCATTCTGTTTATTAAAGATAAAGTTTGACAGATGTATGgattaaatgattttaatatataatcaatataataaatacaacaATGATTAGATAAATGGAATCAATATTTACTTCATGTATCTATAGATTTTATAACAATGAATGAAAATGCAATATGCATTATTTTTTATGCAAAACtatgttattaaataactCACACAGATATGTATGCTGTTTTAAACATGTACCATATTATCAATTGCTGTTGCTGCATCTTCTGCACTTTCAAATTCAATGAAAGCAAATCCTCTATGCTTTTCAGATTCATAGTCTAATGGTATTTGTACATCAACTATTTCACCAAAAGGTATAAATGCCGCATGTAATATTTTTTCGTCAACTTCCTCAGCTAGGCCCCctaaaataatgaattaaatatgTAGTATAAATTCCAACATGTATTATACAGGTTAAAATAGGTTACATTGATAAAAGTAAGTTTAGTAAATAGTTCCCTACCTACATAAATGGTTCTTTTCGTATTTGTACTCATAATGTACAAAATACTTATatatttcttacttttttGAATGTGATCTTgctgtaaaaatattaaaccCGATAACACTTTTATTGACTGAGGGACGCCGGTGTGCCGGCTATGTATATGGCATATCAAAGAATACACTGAAACGTTATAACACCCTTAATCAGAGTAAAGTAGCGACAAGTTATATAAGGACAATTTGCAGATGAAATTGATAACATGCATTGGTAATATCACTTGAAAATAACCGCTCATAAACGAATTTCATATTAGATCGAAAATATAAGTTGTCTTCCTTCTTTTATTCAAAGGTAAGTGTGAAATTGTATTAGTATTTCATATGTGTATATaaatttgtatataatttatagATTGTTGATctataaataacaatagtgtaataacagtattataataatcatattgtaaCAACAATGTTACaac is a window encoding:
- the LOC114874646 gene encoding enhancer of rudimentary homolog — its product is MSHTILLVQPGNRPETRTYSDYESVNECMEGVCKIYEEHLKRRNPNTPTITYDISQLFDFVDQLTDLSCLVYQKSTNTYAPYNKDWIKEKIYALLRRAAGHSE
- the LOC114874645 gene encoding peptidyl-prolyl cis-trans isomerase E isoform X1; translation: MSTNTKRTIYVGGLAEEVDEKILHAAFIPFGEIVDVQIPLDYESEKHRGFAFIEFESAEDAATAIDNMNDSELFGRTIRVNIAKPQKIKEGSSKPVWADDAWLQEHAGETLKSDDNANSADAVQCKKGKQNPQVYFDITIGKQEVGRIIMMLRADVVPKTAENFRALCTHEKGYGYQGSIFHRIIPEFMCQGGDFTNHNGTGGKSIYGNKFDDENFELKHTGPGTLSMANSGPNTNGSQFFICAARTDWLDGKHVVFGHVLSGLDVLKKMEKCGTKAGTPTQKIVITACGELT
- the LOC114874645 gene encoding peptidyl-prolyl cis-trans isomerase E isoform X2, translated to MGRKCRIPRGGLAEEVDEKILHAAFIPFGEIVDVQIPLDYESEKHRGFAFIEFESAEDAATAIDNMNDSELFGRTIRVNIAKPQKIKEGSSKPVWADDAWLQEHAGETLKSDDNANSADAVQCKKGKQNPQVYFDITIGKQEVGRIIMMLRADVVPKTAENFRALCTHEKGYGYQGSIFHRIIPEFMCQGGDFTNHNGTGGKSIYGNKFDDENFELKHTGPGTLSMANSGPNTNGSQFFICAARTDWLDGKHVVFGHVLSGLDVLKKMEKCGTKAGTPTQKIVITACGELT